AGGGCCTTTTCCACCATCGGCCAATAGCGACGGAGAAAACTCTGGTCGCGGGTAATCAGGTAGTGATGCCAAATGCCAGTGGCAATGTAGGCCACGAAGTTGCTTTCGCGGCGCTCCCGGTTGTCTACCTGACCGCCTTTATAGGCCGCCCACCAGCTGCCATCGTCCAGCTGTATGCTGGCGAGCCAGGCGTAGGCTCTTTCCGCTGCAGTGTATTCACCGGCAATACTGAGCCCCATTGCGGCTTCCACATGATCCCATGGGTCCGCGTAGTACCCATCGAACCAGGGTATGCACCCGTCCGCAAGCTGATGGGCGAGAATATAATCCGCACTCTGGCGAACGAACCCCTGGGGAAAAATACTTTGCTGGTGGTCCGTACCCGTCGCCTCACCCGAGAAGAGACTCATGCCACTTCCCTCCGACCCGCGCTGGACGAGGCTTCGCTTTCTTGTGGCGCAAGCACAATGTCCGCTTTCTTCACCGATGCCGGCTTCACAAAATACAGTGCAATACTTTTACCGAGAAGTGGATTGAGCAGTTTTTCCATCCAGCGGGTCACACGGGGCTTTTGCATCATGTCCCATACCAGAAAGCGGTGGTAAGCAGACACCAGGCGGTGATCGTCCTGCCCCCAGAAAAGGCACTTGAGCCACCAGAAAGGCGCATGCAAGGCATGTGCTTTATGACGGGCGAAATACTGCTGTCCCAGCGCCTCAATACTTTTGCGCAATTGTTTTTCACGAAAAATTCGGATGTGCCCGCCTTCCACCTGGTGATAGGCATCAGAGAGCTTCCAGCAGACCCATTCAGGGAAAAATGCCGGGACGGTTGCGGCAAAAATACCAGAGGGCTTCAGTACCCGGTTGATCTCCTGCAGCACACCGCGGTAATCCTCGATATGCTCCAGCACTTCCGAGCAGATCACCACATCAAAAAACTGATCCGCAAAGGGCAGCTGCAATGCGTTGCCAACACCAAACTGCAGGCGCCCTGCGCCGTGCCCGGCACCTTGAAATTCAGCAGCGCGCTCTCGCGCAGTCGTGATATCCCGCTCACTCAGGTCTATGCCAAAAACGTCAACATCATCCGTCAACATCAGGTGAATGGCATGGCGACCTTCGCCACACCCCAGGTCAAGCACCCGCTGGCCCGGTGTCAGGTTCAGCAGTGCCGGGTCGACAGTGATCATCAGGCCGCCTCCCCCTGGTTTTTCGGGTTTGGCGCATCGCCCGGTTGGGCAGCGACGCGATTTGCAGGACGCTGCTCCACAAGCCCGGCGACGGCAATCCGGTGCTCCGTGTCCGACTGTGCCTGCGCACTCTGGCCGATAATCTCCCGGTAATAGGACACCAGATGTTTTGCCGCCACCTGCCAGGAAAATGTTTCTTCAATACGCCGACGCCCGGCCTGCCCGAGCGACGCACGCAGGTCGTCATCGGCCAGAAGCTGTTCGATCGCGCGCGCCAGAGCGCCGCTGTCACCGGCTGGCACGACGAGCCCCGCGTCGCCAACGACCTCGGGCAACGCTCCGCCATCACTGGAAATCACTGGCACGCCACAGGCCATGGCCTCGCCGGCCGGCAGACCGAAACCTTCATACAGCGAGGGGCAGACCACCATCGCCGACGCCGTGTAATGCGCAACCATCTCCTGATTCGAGATTCCCGAGACAAAACGCACGGCAGACTGCAGGCCAAGTTCTTGCAGCAATCGCGCCGTGTCGCCACCCTCGCGCAATTTTCCTACCACCAGCAACTTCAGCTTGGGGTGCCTGGCTCGCAACAGCGCCAACGCCTGCAACAGAAAGCGCAACCCCTTGAGTGGCTGATCTGCGGAGGCCGTCGTCATAATCTGCCAGGAATCTGGCGCTTTCTGTGGCTGCGGTGCAAACAGTTCGGTATCGATGCCGTTGTAAATCAGCTTCAGGCGGGATGGCGAGACGCCAAACTGTTCGACAATATCGTTAAACGACTGTGTGGAAACAGTGACGATATGTTGCAGACGCCGGGATACCTTCATCTGCATGTTGAGAAAACTGTGCCAGCGGCGCACCAGCAGGCGATAGAACCAGTCTGGCGCCGCGTCGATCGCCAGTTGGCGGTCGCGGGTAATGGGGTGATGGATGGTGGCAACAACTGGAAGCCTCTGCTTTTCAATAGCCAGCAGGCCATAACACAGCGACTGGTTGTCATGCACCACGTCGTACCGGGTGCCGTGGGTACGCAAATAATGGGCGACGCGGCGGCCAAAGCTGTACGGCTCAGCAAACGCACCGGTCAGCTTGCCAAACCATTCGTAACAGTCTGCCCAGCTCAGCAGGTTCCTGGGGCGCAATGCCCGGGTGGGATGCGGGTGTTCATAGAGATTCAGGCCCGGCATCTTGATCAGGCGCACCCGGGAATCCAGCTCCGGATACGGCTGGCCGGAAATCACATCAACCTTGTGCCCCGCTTCAACCAGCGCCTTGCTCAGGTAATAAAGGTAAACCCCCTGGCCGCCACAGTGGGGATGGCTTCGGTAACCCAGCAGGCAGATATTCAGTGGCCGCGACTGGGCCGATGGACCGTCTGTACGATTTCCCAAGGCGGTCATAGTTTCCCCGTAGTTATTGTTTTGGCGAACACAAACAAAGCGCGGGCGCCGAAAGAGGCGAAGAATACACCGGCAAAGAAATGACTGCCAGACAGAAACCGTCCACACCGGAGGCGAAACGACTCAACCTCCGCGCCAACGACGGCGGCGGATAGACAGACAGGAGCGCACAATAATCCGGCCACCACGACAAAGCCCCGGCCTCGTCACGGGGACGAGAGCCGGGGCAATGGTGTCTGGAGCATTTGTCAGATCAGAAGCTGAACTTGTAGCCTACGCCCAGATTAAAGATCCAGGAATCCATTTCCAGGTCATCTTTGTAGCGAATGGTATCCAGCACCAGGCCGTTGCTCAGGATGACATCGTCTACACCCACTTCGATTTCTGGGTCCGCATCGATGTACATGGCCGACGCGTTAAACAGCCAGTTGGCATCGCGGCCAAATTCGATATCCACGCCCACTTGCGCGGTCCAGCCAAACGAACTGCCAAAGTTCACCAGACCGTAATTGACATCCTGATCGCGGAATACCGGACGCAGGAAGTCCTGCTCGATATCGGTGTAATTCACGCCGACACCAATGTACGGCTGCACCCAGGACTCCACACACACCGGATACCAGTTCGCGTAGAGGCTGGTGACATTGGTCTCGAAGTCCCCCAGCCCGTCGGAGCTGCGAATATCGAAGTCGTCAGAGATCGCGAAGGTGCTGTAAGTCGCATCCAGGTCGGCACTGTTCATGTGGTAGAGCTCGACCGCCCAATGATCCACCACAAAGTAGGTACCATTAATAAACCAAGTGGTGTCATCGTCCAGGTCCAGAGCGTCGCCGACCTGTACCGGGACAGTCAACGCCGGATCATTGGGGTCCGGCACCAATACAACAGCGGACTCGGAGAAAACCGAATCATCGGTTTCTATATAGGCCGCACCAATCCGCACAATAAGATCACCGCCATTGAAGTCGGCAAAGGCCGGCGAGGTAGCGCTGGCGGCAGCAATGGCCAGCGGTAGAAGAAGAGACTTGGTTCGCATGGGTAACTCCTTGTATCTCTGAAATGCTCCATAGCCGCCCTGAGCCACGAAATAAAGTGTGACCCGTGCGTGCGGTTAGTTTCAGTATAGGTGGAGTTTTCCGGAAAACAGCAAGTACTGCCTAAGGTTTAGCCGACAAATGGGAAGAAATTTCTGCAAGAATATTTTGCCCAAAAAAAATGCCCGCCAATAGGCGGGCTAGTTT
This Microbulbifer sp. Q7 DNA region includes the following protein-coding sequences:
- a CDS encoding class I SAM-dependent methyltransferase, yielding MITVDPALLNLTPGQRVLDLGCGEGRHAIHLMLTDDVDVFGIDLSERDITTARERAAEFQGAGHGAGRLQFGVGNALQLPFADQFFDVVICSEVLEHIEDYRGVLQEINRVLKPSGIFAATVPAFFPEWVCWKLSDAYHQVEGGHIRIFREKQLRKSIEALGQQYFARHKAHALHAPFWWLKCLFWGQDDHRLVSAYHRFLVWDMMQKPRVTRWMEKLLNPLLGKSIALYFVKPASVKKADIVLAPQESEASSSAGRREVA
- a CDS encoding glycosyltransferase family 4 protein, yielding MTALGNRTDGPSAQSRPLNICLLGYRSHPHCGGQGVYLYYLSKALVEAGHKVDVISGQPYPELDSRVRLIKMPGLNLYEHPHPTRALRPRNLLSWADCYEWFGKLTGAFAEPYSFGRRVAHYLRTHGTRYDVVHDNQSLCYGLLAIEKQRLPVVATIHHPITRDRQLAIDAAPDWFYRLLVRRWHSFLNMQMKVSRRLQHIVTVSTQSFNDIVEQFGVSPSRLKLIYNGIDTELFAPQPQKAPDSWQIMTTASADQPLKGLRFLLQALALLRARHPKLKLLVVGKLREGGDTARLLQELGLQSAVRFVSGISNQEMVAHYTASAMVVCPSLYEGFGLPAGEAMACGVPVISSDGGALPEVVGDAGLVVPAGDSGALARAIEQLLADDDLRASLGQAGRRRIEETFSWQVAAKHLVSYYREIIGQSAQAQSDTEHRIAVAGLVEQRPANRVAAQPGDAPNPKNQGEAA
- a CDS encoding OmpW family protein produces the protein MRTKSLLLPLAIAAASATSPAFADFNGGDLIVRIGAAYIETDDSVFSESAVVLVPDPNDPALTVPVQVGDALDLDDDTTWFINGTYFVVDHWAVELYHMNSADLDATYSTFAISDDFDIRSSDGLGDFETNVTSLYANWYPVCVESWVQPYIGVGVNYTDIEQDFLRPVFRDQDVNYGLVNFGSSFGWTAQVGVDIEFGRDANWLFNASAMYIDADPEIEVGVDDVILSNGLVLDTIRYKDDLEMDSWIFNLGVGYKFSF